In Hymenobacter volaticus, the genomic window CCTTCAAGTACTTGCCATCGAGGTAGTTCCAGGTGAGCGGGGCAATGCCTTCCGTCCGAAATGACTGTCCAATAACAATGCGTTGAATCCCTTCCTTGGCGGCTACGCCATACAGCGCCGTTGCAATGCCTACGTCGGTGCCTTCCTCCATATCGGGTGTGGAAGCCTTCAAGAAAGCAATTTTCAAATCTTTCGATTCGCGCCAATCCGAGGTAATGGTGCGCATTTCCACCCCGAGCTTGTGGCAGGCCTTCACCATATTCTCGCCGGCTACAGGATTGCCAAAACCGTCGTTGAAGTGTACGGCCAACGGACGCAGCCCTAGCTTCACCACGCAGTACCACAGCGTAAACGACGAGTCGCGGCCGCCGCTCACGCCGAGCACGCAGTCGTATTTCTTGCCTTTACCTAGCCGTTTAATGTCAGCAGCTATTTCCTGCACTTTCTTACGACCTGCTTCGCCAAGCGGAAAAGCGCGGTCCATGTGGTTGTGTACTTCGCAGAAGTTACATTCTCCTTGCCCATCGAAGGTGATACCAGGAACGGTGGTATCCATGATGCAACGGGTGCAGCGTTGGTAAGCTTGCGCGGTAGAGTACTTAGGTAAGGTACTTTCGCGAGTACGAATCTCCATGTTGAGTTGCAATTATGGGAGAGTAGGTTGGTTGCGGAACCTTGCGGATTCCGGTAGGCGGTGTGGAGCAGGAAGAACAGAGCAGGTAGAATCTTACGGATTCCGGTAGTACAGGGTCAGGAGGGAAGGGTATCGAACTTAAAGCCTTTGCGCAACAGCATCTCACCAATTTGCGTGCCTTTCTCTGCGCGGTCGGGCCGAGGAATGTCTACCACGACTAAATCACCCGCAAATTCGTTGAATTTTCCTTGGGCTCGAATGCCGGCGGCATCCACTGCCAGAGAGCAACCTACGCTTTTTTTGCCTTCGTAGGGCCCTCCCACAATGTACCCCACGGAAGTAGTGCCTACTACGGCCACATTGTAGAGGCGAGCCAGAATAGAATACGGCTTCACCCATTTCTCACGGTACGGGTCGTGTTCCTCGTTGATAGAGTAGTCCACGGTCCAAGAGGAAGGGGAAAGAATGAACTCGGCACCCATCCGAGCCAGCGTGTGACCAATAGAAAGGCCGTCGATGAAGTTGTCGGCGCAAATGTTGACCCCAATCTTGCCTAAGGGAGTGTCCACCACATTCAGCGTTTGCCCTACGGCATAATAAGGCTGCTCAACTGTGAGCAAGTTGATTTTGTGGTACTTGGTGATAATCTCACCTTCCGGATTGATGAGAAGCGCGGCGTTGTATACCCGGCCATCGGCCGTTTTCTCGGTGAGGCCAGCACAGACGTAAATCTTATGGCGAATGGCTTCCTGGCACAACCGATCAGAATACAGACCCGGAATGGGTTGGGCTTCTGTCAGGGCGCTTGGGTGGGTCCAGGCAAAATCCAGTGTTTCGGGTAGCAGTATGACGTCGCAGCCACGAGCGGCAGCCTCGGCTATCATGGAGGCTGCGCGCACTAGGTTACGGTCAGGTTCACCACCCTCGACT contains:
- a CDS encoding carbon-nitrogen hydrolase family protein, which translates into the protein MAALFKFFKTAPSQPVATPASVVAEPAAPAASVATSTVRIGMGQLLVEGGEPDRNLVRAASMIAEAAARGCDVILLPETLDFAWTHPSALTEAQPIPGLYSDRLCQEAIRHKIYVCAGLTEKTADGRVYNAALLINPEGEIITKYHKINLLTVEQPYYAVGQTLNVVDTPLGKIGVNICADNFIDGLSIGHTLARMGAEFILSPSSWTVDYSINEEHDPYREKWVKPYSILARLYNVAVVGTTSVGYIVGGPYEGKKSVGCSLAVDAAGIRAQGKFNEFAGDLVVVDIPRPDRAEKGTQIGEMLLRKGFKFDTLPS
- a CDS encoding N-acetyl sugar amidotransferase; the encoded protein is MEIRTRESTLPKYSTAQAYQRCTRCIMDTTVPGITFDGQGECNFCEVHNHMDRAFPLGEAGRKKVQEIAADIKRLGKGKKYDCVLGVSGGRDSSFTLWYCVVKLGLRPLAVHFNDGFGNPVAGENMVKACHKLGVEMRTITSDWRESKDLKIAFLKASTPDMEEGTDVGIATALYGVAAKEGIQRIVIGQSFRTEGIAPLTWNYLDGKYLKAVHKQFGTVPLRPWKADDPGFHLDLEQMFYYAFIRRIKTVTLLYHVDYVRADVDELLARELEWVNPGAHYFDDLYQSVIYYLNRTKFNIDRRLFNYSALVRSDQMSREVALERVKHINGIEDERVINLCIKRLGLTRAEFEEIVKAPPKTFRDYPNNYSLIRKLRWPIKILSQLNLIPESAYDKYFNCGT